One genomic segment of Brassica napus cultivar Da-Ae chromosome A3, Da-Ae, whole genome shotgun sequence includes these proteins:
- the BNAA03G11890D gene encoding uncharacterized protein BNAA03G11890D has product MEISKTLLLVISLVAATCFLQAKAAGVYCTNPKSRCYYKTIQCPEECPSTTVMNSKNKVCYADCDRPTCSAQCRMRKPNCNKPGSACYDPRFIGGDGIVFYFHGKSNEEFSLVSDSDLQINGRFIGHRPAGRARDFTWIQALGFLFNSHKFSLDAAKSATWDSEVDHLKFTFDGQDLSVPEETLATWYSPNKDIKIERVTMKNSVIVTIKDKAEIMVNVVPVTKEDDRIHSYKVPSDDCFAHLEVQFKFFNLSPKVDGILGRTYKPDFQNPAKPGVAMPVVGGEDSFKTSSLLSNDCKTCIFSGSQQAEIDSVKSEIEYATLDCTRGASSGNGIICRK; this is encoded by the exons ATGGAGATCTCGAAAACCCTTTTGCTTGTGATTTCTCTTGTGGCTGCAACTTGTTTCTTGCAAGCCAAGGCAGCTGGAGTTTACTGTACCAACCCTAAATCTCGGTGCTATTACAAGACCATTCAATGTCCAGAAGAATGTCCAAGCACAACCGTTATGAATTCAAAGAACAAAGTTTGCTACGCCGATTGCGATAGACCCACTTGCAGCGCCCAATGCCgga TGAGGAAACCAAACTGTAACAAACCTGGATCAGCTTGTTATGACCCGAGGTTCATTGGAGGAGACGGCATTGTGTTTTACTTTCATGGAAAGAGCAATGAAGAGTTCAGCCTCGTCTCTGACTCTGACCTTCAGATCAATGGTAGGTTCATTGGCCACAGACCCGCTGGTCGTGCCAGAGACTTCACATGGATCCAAGCTCTCGGATTCCTCTTCAACTCCCACAAGTTCTCTCTCGATGCCGCCAAATCCGCCACCTGGGACAGCGAAGTAGACCATCTCAAGTTCACTTTCGATGGCCAAGATCTATCTGTCCCCGAAGAAACTCTCGCCACCTG gtACTCACCGAACAAGGACATCAAGATCGAGAGAGTGACTATGAAAAACAGCGTGATCGTGACAATCAAAGACAAGGCCGAGATCATGGTCAATGTTGTTCCAGTGACAAAAGAAGACGACAGGATCCACAGCTACAAAGTACCATCAGATGATTGTTTTGCTCATCTTGAGGTTCAGTTCAAATTCTTCAACCTTTCACCAAAGGTCGATGGAATCTTAGGACGAACCTACAAACCGGACTTCCAGAATCCGGCTAAGCCTGGAGTCGCAATGCCAGTGGTTGGTGGTGAAGACAGCTTCAAGACCTCATCTCTCCTCTCCAATGACTGTAAAACTTGCATCTTCTCTGGATCACAACAAGCAGAGATTGATTCTGTTAAGTCAGAGATTGAATATGCTACTTTGGATTGTACCCGTGGAGCGTCTTCTGGTAATGGAATCATCTGCAGGAAGTAA